The nucleotide sequence TGAGAGGCTCTCCCTGCTAGTTTCTGGCAGGGCAGTCTACTCGATTAGCTGCTGTTTTATCCAATGTAACTTAACAAGAATTGGTCATTTTCTTTTGCAACCTTGAAAATCGATTTAAGATTCTGAAACTCTAAGGTCATATGTCTTACGTTAAACGCAATGTTGTCCGCTGTCTCGTCATTCCAAATTTTGCCTGGATAAATGTCTTTTCTGTTTAATTCATTATAGTCAAAATCTTTTTGAAATTTCTCTACTGAAATCGTCTCCAACAGATTGCAAATTTCTGAAACTCTATTTGGGTCATTATAATAAACTGGTTGCTGTTCAAAATCAAAATCGTCAGGCAGGTTTTCAAAGTCAAGTTTTGAAAAATCAATTTGTTCTCCGAGAAAAGTCTTTGGATAAAATATTTGTTCTATTAATTCTTTGTTTGGATTGTCAAGTCCCTTTGATAATACAAATTGAAGTCCGTCAAATGACTTCTCAAAAATTTCGTAGCCTTTTGAAATTTGAAAAAGCCCAAAGTCATTTGGATTATCAACAATTTTGGAAAAATCATTTTTG is from Paenimyroides aestuarii and encodes:
- a CDS encoding YfbM family protein → MGQTATLYRIDKNDFSKIVDNPNDFGLFQISKGYEIFEKSFDGLQFVLSKGLDNPNKELIEQIFYPKTFLGEQIDFSKLDFENLPDDFDFEQQPVYYNDPNRVSEICNLLETISVEKFQKDFDYNELNRKDIYPGKIWNDETADNIAFNVRHMTLEFQNLKSIFKVAKENDQFLLSYIG